One region of Natronorubrum aibiense genomic DNA includes:
- the mnhG gene encoding monovalent cation/H(+) antiporter subunit G, producing the protein MIRTALIIALLVVGVFFLTVGTFGLLRLPNVYNRMHATSKPTTLGTAAIFLAGFVYFGPGNEGLTSLIGIGFLFLTVPTGAHMIARSAERIGIPFVEGVTWPDASVLIDERSESSDDRSDDD; encoded by the coding sequence GTGATTCGAACCGCGCTCATCATCGCGCTGCTCGTCGTCGGTGTCTTCTTCCTGACCGTTGGAACGTTCGGACTGCTTCGCCTGCCCAATGTCTACAATCGCATGCACGCGACGAGCAAGCCCACGACCCTCGGCACTGCGGCGATCTTCCTCGCGGGCTTCGTCTACTTCGGGCCGGGAAACGAAGGGCTGACATCGCTCATCGGTATCGGCTTTCTCTTCCTGACCGTGCCGACCGGCGCGCACATGATCGCCCGCTCAGCCGAACGGATCGGCATCCCGTTCGTCGAGGGCGTGACCTGGCCTGACGCGTCGGTGTTGATCGACGAACGGTCCGAATCGTCCGACGACCGATCGGACGACGATTGA
- a CDS encoding MFS transporter — MDTTTTTASEPTDTRIPWDSPTVRIVLVSTLLAPLGVPLVSPTLPVVRDTFGVSEVTASLLISAYFVAGIVLSPFIGALADRLGRRLVLAASLVVFGLAGGVIVVAPSFTTVLLVRIVQGTASAGIFVATVTIIGDTFEDAQRNAVLGINTAVLSVGAAIFPVVGGVLVAISWDAPYLLYLLAVPLGVLAWRVLEAPDRDDRGDRTDDTEPGVDRVAAPDGGTADGTISLDTGYARGVLAAVGTGSVLAMFLATFAAELLLFGAILTAVPFLLVGSYGLTPAVVGGVLLLSEGVSVVVSAANGRFARRATNATLVAVGFVCLAVGLAVAWLATSVLAIAAATGIIGAGIGLVLPSVDAEVSDRVTSQYLAGALSLRNSTTFLGRTLGPVAFAGVATTTGYAPLLFASAVVALAVAAVVIAGARPIGDGDLLAPRSA; from the coding sequence ATGGACACGACGACTACCACCGCATCCGAACCTACCGACACGCGCATCCCGTGGGATTCGCCGACGGTCCGTATCGTCCTTGTGAGCACGCTGCTGGCACCGCTCGGGGTGCCGCTGGTCAGTCCGACCCTGCCAGTCGTTCGCGACACGTTCGGCGTCAGCGAGGTGACGGCCAGCCTGCTGATCAGCGCGTACTTCGTCGCCGGAATCGTCCTCTCGCCGTTCATCGGCGCGCTGGCCGATCGGCTCGGTCGGCGACTCGTCCTCGCCGCGAGCCTCGTCGTCTTCGGCCTCGCGGGCGGCGTGATCGTCGTCGCACCGTCGTTCACCACGGTCTTGCTCGTGCGGATCGTTCAGGGGACGGCCTCGGCCGGCATCTTCGTCGCGACGGTCACCATCATCGGCGACACCTTCGAAGATGCACAGCGAAACGCCGTCCTCGGGATCAACACCGCAGTACTGTCGGTCGGGGCGGCGATCTTTCCGGTCGTCGGCGGGGTGCTCGTCGCCATCTCGTGGGACGCCCCCTACCTGCTGTACCTGCTTGCCGTCCCGCTCGGTGTGCTCGCCTGGCGCGTGCTCGAGGCCCCCGACCGCGACGACCGGGGCGACCGCACGGACGACACCGAGCCCGGAGTCGACCGAGTGGCAGCCCCCGACGGCGGCACTGCTGACGGGACGATAAGCCTCGATACGGGCTACGCTCGAGGGGTGCTCGCCGCGGTCGGCACGGGCAGCGTGCTGGCGATGTTCCTCGCGACGTTCGCGGCCGAACTGCTGTTGTTCGGGGCCATCCTGACGGCGGTGCCGTTCTTGCTGGTCGGGTCGTACGGACTCACGCCCGCTGTCGTTGGGGGCGTCTTGTTGCTCTCGGAGGGCGTGTCGGTCGTCGTCTCGGCAGCGAACGGACGGTTCGCGAGGCGCGCGACGAACGCGACGCTCGTCGCGGTGGGGTTCGTCTGTCTGGCGGTCGGACTCGCCGTCGCGTGGCTCGCCACGTCGGTCCTCGCGATCGCGGCGGCCACCGGGATCATCGGCGCGGGGATCGGCCTCGTGTTGCCGTCAGTCGACGCCGAGGTGAGCGACCGAGTCACCAGTCAGTATCTGGCCGGCGCGTTGAGTCTGCGCAATAGTACGACGTTCCTCGGTCGAACGCTCGGTCCCGTCGCCTTCGCCGGCGTCGCCACGACGACCGGCTACGCACCGTTGCTGTTCGCCAGTGCGGTCGTCGCGCTCGCCGTTGCAGCGGTCGTCATCGCGGGCGCGCGGCCGATCGGGGACGGCGACCTCCTCGCCCCGCGGAGCGCGTGA
- a CDS encoding helix-turn-helix transcriptional regulator yields MTEHFLDELIRYDRRVRRDQQRRDRDPFPDTEAMIDIVRHGDLLRALLAEPLERRDLEAELEVSKATSHRFVRWLEEHGYGERVDGRYRLTGLGRVVADGVCKFEGYLRTARRLDPLFEYICEDHEEFVIEPFADATVTVATPSDPYAPIARFLSLLRESESFRGFNTTHMIPPGAEDSADRLLEDRTAELVYVPDAVEALRDESDTALATAIDEGNVAVRTRDALPYGLALFDDRVGIGGYDEETGTMRVFVDTDAAIAREWATRVFDSIRADSRPVSS; encoded by the coding sequence GTGACAGAGCACTTCCTCGACGAACTCATCCGATACGACCGACGCGTTCGGCGCGACCAGCAGCGACGCGACCGCGACCCGTTTCCGGACACCGAAGCGATGATCGACATCGTCCGACACGGCGACCTGTTGCGGGCGCTGCTGGCCGAGCCGCTCGAGCGACGCGACCTCGAGGCCGAACTCGAGGTATCGAAGGCGACGAGCCACCGGTTCGTGCGTTGGCTCGAGGAACACGGCTACGGCGAGCGCGTCGACGGGCGCTATCGGCTGACGGGCCTCGGACGGGTCGTCGCTGACGGCGTCTGCAAGTTCGAGGGGTACCTCCGGACTGCCCGACGGTTGGACCCGCTGTTCGAGTACATTTGTGAGGACCACGAGGAGTTCGTCATCGAACCGTTTGCCGACGCCACAGTAACCGTCGCCACCCCCTCAGATCCCTACGCGCCGATTGCACGCTTCCTGTCACTCCTCCGCGAGAGCGAATCGTTCCGCGGATTCAACACGACGCATATGATCCCGCCTGGGGCCGAGGACTCCGCCGATCGGTTGCTCGAGGATCGAACCGCCGAACTCGTGTACGTTCCGGACGCCGTCGAGGCCCTTCGAGACGAATCGGACACCGCTCTCGCAACGGCCATCGACGAGGGTAACGTCGCCGTCCGAACGAGAGACGCCCTACCGTACGGCCTCGCGCTGTTCGACGACCGCGTCGGCATCGGCGGCTACGACGAGGAAACCGGGACGATGCGAGTGTTCGTCGACACCGACGCCGCGATCGCCCGTGAGTGGGCGACCCGCGTGTTCGACTCGATCCGCGCCGACTCCAGACCTGTCTCGTCGTAA
- a CDS encoding SHOCT domain-containing protein: protein MLVTAVWLGAMFTGQSWWLAALLVGYIAVVPLVALLFGDEADRREWWDDWATDSKTETDTTASTSSEESDAERRGALETLRDRYAAGELTDEQFERKLERLLETETLEDAAEWRRESYEKRTREREFEL, encoded by the coding sequence ATGCTCGTGACGGCGGTCTGGCTCGGCGCGATGTTCACCGGTCAGTCGTGGTGGCTCGCGGCGTTGCTCGTCGGCTACATCGCCGTCGTCCCGCTGGTCGCCCTGCTGTTCGGCGACGAAGCCGACCGACGGGAGTGGTGGGACGACTGGGCGACCGACTCGAAGACTGAAACGGACACCACGGCGTCGACGTCGAGTGAGGAATCCGACGCCGAGCGACGCGGTGCCCTCGAGACGCTTCGCGACCGGTACGCCGCGGGCGAGTTGACCGACGAGCAGTTCGAACGCAAACTCGAGCGACTGCTGGAGACGGAGACGCTCGAAGACGCCGCGGAATGGCGACGCGAGAGTTACGAGAAACGGACGCGAGAGCGGGAGTTCGAGCTGTGA
- a CDS encoding DHH family phosphoesterase: MGNCIICGTPVDGEICESHEEDAVFEFHGSAPSQLTPNRYYRGTVDGYADFGVFVDIGDHVTGLLHRSELDQRLESLDWEPGDDVYVQVLDVRDNGNVDLGWSIRQREREFRGKLIDTGDGERRPEEFEDNDEAADEAAAEAADDSQDDVEAGDLQTAADESAADDGTGAPSASDTVAAGSGSVATESAAASTPTTDAEPESEPSLNRTTIDTIDSQVGSVVRLEGEITGVRQTSGPTVFELRDETATVECAAFKEAGVRAYPAVEIEDVVALEGEVERHHGELQVETESLEILEDEARETVRDRLESALESEARPADVDLLADHDAVTAVEDGIGDAATAIRRAVMEARPVVVRHGATADGYVAGAAIERAVLPLIREKHTRDDAEYHYFERRPLDGRVYDMDAATNDVTSMLEALDRHGEQLPLVVLVDAGSTAESVDSYDLLSLYDAETVVIDDSRADDEIADAVSVAVAPSLDGVDVSDLTSTALAANVAAHINDDVRDDLEHLPAVSYWEDTPESYVDLATDAGYDETAVSERREAVALQAYYQSYKDKRELIIDLLFGDGEATAPRDGNLAAHVSEQFRAKLETELETARENLEIEAVDGVTVAVLDTDAFVHRYNFPTTTLLLDALHRRQRDEGPFVTLGIGDDELHVRATESVDVRELGDAIATAAPNAGVGVVGGQDGHVEFLPGERDAVRAAALEALGETLA; the protein is encoded by the coding sequence ATGGGTAACTGTATCATCTGTGGCACACCCGTTGACGGCGAGATCTGCGAGAGTCACGAGGAGGACGCTGTATTCGAGTTTCACGGCAGCGCTCCCTCGCAGCTCACCCCCAACCGCTACTATCGGGGAACCGTCGACGGCTACGCCGACTTCGGCGTCTTCGTCGACATCGGCGATCACGTCACCGGCCTGTTGCACCGAAGCGAACTCGACCAACGACTCGAGAGTCTCGACTGGGAGCCTGGCGACGACGTCTACGTTCAGGTCCTCGACGTTCGAGACAACGGAAACGTCGACCTCGGCTGGTCGATCCGCCAGCGCGAACGCGAGTTCCGCGGCAAACTGATCGATACGGGCGACGGCGAACGTCGTCCCGAGGAGTTCGAAGATAACGACGAAGCGGCCGACGAAGCCGCCGCCGAAGCCGCTGACGACTCCCAAGACGACGTCGAGGCTGGCGACCTGCAGACGGCCGCCGACGAATCCGCAGCCGACGACGGCACCGGCGCACCGAGCGCGTCGGACACCGTCGCCGCCGGAAGCGGCTCCGTCGCAACCGAAAGCGCCGCTGCATCGACGCCGACAACCGACGCCGAACCCGAGTCCGAACCGTCGTTGAACCGAACCACGATCGACACGATCGACTCGCAGGTCGGCAGCGTCGTTCGCCTTGAGGGCGAGATCACCGGCGTTCGCCAGACCAGCGGACCGACCGTCTTCGAACTTCGTGACGAAACCGCGACCGTCGAATGCGCCGCCTTCAAAGAGGCTGGCGTTCGCGCCTACCCCGCCGTTGAAATCGAGGATGTCGTCGCCCTCGAGGGCGAGGTCGAACGCCATCACGGCGAGTTGCAGGTCGAAACCGAGTCCCTCGAAATCCTCGAAGACGAGGCTCGAGAGACCGTTCGCGACCGACTCGAGAGCGCACTCGAGAGCGAGGCCCGACCGGCCGACGTCGACCTGCTGGCCGACCACGACGCCGTGACGGCCGTCGAAGACGGGATCGGCGACGCGGCGACCGCGATCCGCCGCGCTGTCATGGAAGCGCGTCCGGTCGTCGTCCGCCACGGCGCGACTGCCGACGGCTACGTCGCCGGCGCGGCGATCGAACGCGCCGTCCTCCCGCTGATTCGCGAGAAACACACCCGCGACGATGCGGAGTATCACTACTTCGAGCGCCGACCGCTCGACGGCCGCGTCTACGATATGGACGCCGCGACGAACGACGTCACCTCGATGCTCGAGGCGCTCGACCGCCACGGCGAGCAGCTGCCGCTGGTCGTCCTCGTCGACGCTGGCTCGACAGCCGAGTCCGTCGACAGCTACGACCTGCTCTCGCTGTACGACGCCGAGACGGTCGTCATCGACGACAGCCGCGCCGACGACGAGATCGCCGACGCCGTCTCGGTCGCCGTCGCCCCGTCGCTCGACGGCGTCGACGTCTCGGATTTGACGTCAACGGCACTCGCCGCTAACGTCGCCGCTCACATCAACGACGACGTTCGCGACGACCTCGAGCACCTCCCAGCGGTCAGCTACTGGGAAGACACGCCCGAGAGCTACGTCGACCTCGCAACCGACGCCGGCTACGACGAGACGGCCGTCTCCGAGCGCCGCGAAGCCGTCGCCCTGCAGGCGTACTACCAGTCGTACAAGGACAAACGCGAACTCATCATCGACCTGCTGTTCGGTGACGGTGAGGCGACGGCGCCGCGAGACGGTAACCTCGCCGCTCACGTCTCCGAACAGTTCCGCGCGAAACTCGAGACCGAACTCGAGACCGCTCGCGAGAACTTAGAGATCGAAGCCGTTGACGGCGTAACGGTCGCCGTCCTCGACACCGACGCGTTCGTCCACCGGTACAACTTCCCGACGACGACGCTGTTGCTGGACGCGCTCCACCGTCGCCAGCGCGACGAAGGGCCGTTCGTGACTCTCGGTATCGGCGACGACGAACTCCACGTCCGAGCGACGGAGTCTGTCGATGTCCGCGAACTCGGTGACGCGATCGCTACTGCAGCGCCGAACGCCGGCGTCGGCGTCGTCGGCGGTCAGGACGGCCACGTCGAGTTCCTGCCCGGCGAACGCGACGCCGTTCGTGCGGCCGCACTCGAGGCACTCGGCGAGACGCTCGCGTAA